In Primulina eburnea isolate SZY01 chromosome 5, ASM2296580v1, whole genome shotgun sequence, a single window of DNA contains:
- the LOC140831359 gene encoding uncharacterized protein, with protein MADAMVHAMARKEVSRRNTPPEQEQEQEQGRKEEEEGSEENVDYSAGSKAPTTAEELKDLKQQMKVLEGQLESRSSARAAAKGCPFADIIVREPLPGNFKSAKIKDYDGNADPEEHLARFENMAMLHCYTDRIKCKVFLTTLVDSAQRWFEGLSPQSVHSFRDFQKVLLHHFSSSKKYKKTAFSLFEVKQSPEESLRAYIRRFNRVALDVLSCATETKTTAFTQGLREGEFFKSLTKKVPGDFEDLLSRAEKYINMEEAQKQKREAVRKERGDRVSKPEERGQKRGNSGHFSHHVPLKIAREREVQECSRDLAPDHQLARPEKKGFCALHKLGYHNTEDCKVLKGNYVAPSFPRPIINTQMSRVPPWTSRQPGSSSRGGGVRNNPRIEPGRRRGPEPEQRKKSPPVVGTIKMISRGSTDGDSNRARKSRSRRECLEVEGSRKSEAIISFGPEDLRGVNLPHNDALVIQAREANYDILRVFVDSGSSMNVIFKDAFEQMDLQGYHLETVETALFGFAGHVVYPEGEIILPLTLGSHDLKRTVMTSFTMVDSPSSYNIILGRPAMNELRAVASTYHQKIKFPVGARVGEVRGDQPSSRKCYVQAVRADQNRSKKEGKRAKIGETGGRIVEEGEIHFVAEEEQEAVEIGPRQQIRVAQDLSTTTRVSLIKCLKTNIHVFAWSQQELTGISPFISEHHLNILPGSHPVKQKKRHFGPEKDKVIAEQVKELLKAGHIREIQFPTWLSNVVLVPKSTGKWRMCVDFRDLNKACPKDHYPLPRIDQLVDSTSGYELLSFMDAYQGYHQIPLAKKDQDKASFVTSGGTFCYIVMPFGLKNAGATYQRLMDKVFEKQLGRNVEVYVDDILSKTREVTTFIDDLQETFATLVQHGIKLNPAKCIFGVKSGKFLGFMVTDRGIEVNPEKVKSVLCMPSPQSVREVQKLTGRIASLSRFISRSAHRSYPFFQVLRKAKHFGWDDKCEQAFQDLKAHLAELPVLVKPEPGERLFLYLSSTEHAVSSVLIKEEGSDQKPVYYVSHALREPEL; from the coding sequence atggcTGATGCAATGGTTCATGCTATGGCCCGGAAAGAAGTTTCTCGACGTAACACACCACCAGAGCAGGAGCAAGAACAGGAGCAGGGGCGAAAGGAGGAGGAGGAAGGGAGTGAAGAGAATGTAGATTATAGTGCCGGGTCGAAGGCTCCGACTACAGCAGAGGAGTTGAAAGATTTAAAGCAGCAAATGAAGGTCCTAGAAGGACAGCTGGAAAGTCGCAGCTCTGCCCGGGCCGCGGCAAAGGGATGTCCATTTGCCGATATCATTGTTCGGGAACCTCTTCCTGGAAACTTCAAGTCTGCTAAAATAAAAGATTATGATGGCAATGCGGACCCGGAGGAGCATTTAGCCAGATTCGAGAACATGGCCATGTTACACTGCTATACTGATAGAATCAAGTGCAAAGTGTTCTTGACCACTCTGGTGGATTCCGCTCAGAGGTGGTTTGAGGGTTTGTCCCCCCAAAGCGTGCATTCGTTCCGAGATTTCCAAAAGGTACTCCTACACCACTTTAGTAGTAGTAAGAAATACAAAAAGACCGCCTTCAGTCTTTTTGAGGTAAAGCAGAGCCCTGAGGAGAGTTTGCGGGCTTATATCAGAAGATTCAACAGAGTGGCTCTAGACGTCCTGTCTTGTGCCACCGAGACCAAGACTACTGCCTTCACCCAGGGTTTGAGAGAGGGTGAATTCTTCAAATCACTAACCAAAAAGGTGCCCGGGGATTTTGAAGACCTGTTATCCCGGGCAGAGAAGTACATAAATATGGAGGAAGCCCAGAAACAAAAGAGGGAAGCGGTGAGGAAAGAAAGAGGAGACCGGGTATCTAAGCCCGAGGAGAGGGGACAAAAGAGGGGCAATTCAGGGCATTTCTCTCATCATGTGCCTCTGAAGATTGCCCGAGAGAGGGAGGTGCAGGAATGTAGTAGGGATTTGGCCCCGGATCATCAACTGGCCAGGCCAGAGAAAAAGGGATTTTGTGCGCTTCACAAGTTAGGCTACCATAACACTGAGGATTGCAAAGTTCTGAAGGGAAATTATGTTGCGCCTTCCTTCCCAAGGCCCATTATCAATACCCAGATGTCTAGGGTGCCGCCATGGACGTCCCGGCAGCCCGGATCTAGTTCCCGGGGAGGGGGTGTGAGAAACAATCCTAGAATCGAACCCGGAAGGAGGAGGGGGCCTGAACCCGAGCAAAGAAAGAAGTCACCCCCGGTTGTAGGGACGATTAAAATGATATCCAGAGGCTCTACTGATGGAGACTCCAATCGAGCGAGGAAGTCAAGGAGTAGGAGAGAGTGTTTGGAGGTGGAAGGATCGAGGAAGAGTGAGGCAATCATCAGTTTCGGCCCGGAGGATCTGAGAGGGGTGAATCTACCCCACAACGATGCCTTGGTGATCCAAGCCCGAGAGGCGAATTATGACATTCTGCGGGTCTTCGTGGATTCAGGCAGTTCTATGAATGTAATTTTCAAAGATGCCTTTGAGCAGATGGATTTACAGGGCTATCACCTTGAAACAGTGGAAACTGCTCTTTTTGGCTTCGCCGGGCACGTGGTTTATCCGGAAGGGGAGATTATTTTACCTCTGACCCTGGGCTCTCACGATCTCAAGAGAACAGTGATGACTTCCTTCACTATGGTGGACTCCCCCTCATCGTATAACATCATCCTTGGGAGGCCGGCCATGAATGAGTTAAGGGCTGTAGCGTCTACCTACcaccagaaaataaaatttcctgTGGGAGCAAGGGTAGGAGAAGTCCGGGGAGATCAACCCTCTTCTAGAAAGTGTTATGTACAAGCGGTCCGGGCGGATCAGAACAGATCTAAGAAGGAGGGGAAGAGGGCTAAGATAGGTGAGACAGGAGGAAGGATAGTGGAGGAAGGGGAGATACACTTTGTGGccgaggaagagcaggaggcggTGGAGATTGGGCCAAGACAGCAAATCCGGGTGGCTCAGGATCTCAGCACGACCACCCGGGTaagtttaattaaatgtttaaaaactaacattCATGTGTTTGCCTGGTCCCAGCAGGAGCTTACGGGGATTTCCCCCTTTATATCGGAGCATCATTTAAACATCCTCCCGGGGTCTCACCCCGTGAAGCAGAAAAAGAGGCACTTTGGTCCTGAAAAGGACAAAGTCATAGCAGAACAAGTCAAGGAGCTCCTGAAGGCGGGGCATATTCGGGAAATTCAATTCCCTACTTGGCTTTCTAATGTGGTTTTAGTACCTAAATCCACTGGCAAATGGCGCATGTGCGTAGACTTCCGCGATCTAAACAAAGCGTGCCCCAAAGATCATTATCCGCTGCCCCGGATTGACCAGCTGGTAGATTCCACCTCGGGCTATGAGCTGTTGAGCTTTATGGATGCATACCAGGGGTATCATCAGATTCCCTTGGCCAAAAAAGATCAAGATAAAGCTAGCTTCGTCACCTCAggaggtacattttgttataTTGTAATGCCTTTCGGGTTGAAGAATGCAGGGGCCACTTATCAGCGTCTTATGGACAAAGTGTTCGAGAAACAGCTGGGGCGGAACGTGGAggtctatgtggatgatatctTAAGCAAGACCCGGGAGGTCACTACTTTTATTGATGATCTACAGGAAACTTTTGCCACCCTCGTGCAACATGGGATCAAGCTTAACCCGGCCAAATGTATTTTTGGCGTAAAGAGTGGCAAATTTCTGGGATTCATGGTAACAGATCGGGGAATTGAGGTAAACCCGGAGAAGGTAAAGTCTGTCTTGTGTATGCCCTCTCCCCAGTCTGTAAGAGAGGTGCAAAAGCTGACGGGAAGGATTGCTTCCCTTTCTCGATTTATATCCCGATCAGCACACAgaagttatcctttctttcaagtCTTGAGAAAGGCCAAGCACTTCGGATGGGACGATAAATGTGAACAAGCCTTCCAGGACTTGAAAGCCCATCTTGCAGAACTCCCGGTATTAGTAAAGCCCGAGCCCGGGGAGCGATTATTCCTGTATTTATCCTCTACAGAGCATGCTGTCAGTTCAGTGTTGATCAAAGAAGAAGGCTCTGATCAGAAGCCTGTCTATTATGTCAGCCACGCTCTAAGAGAGCCCGAGCTCTGA
- the LOC140831360 gene encoding uncharacterized protein yields the protein MKGLQLQFKKNMVQADLIMLPIPEFDIILGMDWLCTKELLYILNGGQSVQPPSGKPFIFEATRHQQISYIISCICAKRRGCQAFLASIDTVTEPVSHRLEEVEVVRDFPSVFPDDVSGIPSDREVNFSIEVMPGKMQISKAPYRLAPVEMKELKDQIQNLLDKGFIRPSFSPWGGTGTVF from the coding sequence ATGAAGGGATTGCAGCTTCAGTTCAAGAAAAATATGGTGCAAGCAGACCTGATTATGCTACCGATACCAGAGTTTGATATTATTCTCGGTATGGACTGGCTTTGTACGAAAGAGCTGCTATATATTTTAAACGGAGGTCAGTCTGTCCAACCGCCCAGTGGTAAGCCATTTATATTTGAGGCAACCAGACATCAGCAGATCTCGTACATCATTTCTTGTATTTGTGCGAAAAGGAGAGGCTGCCAGGCATTTTTGGCCAGTATTGATACAGTGACCGAGCCAGTCAGTCATAGGCTAGAGGAGGTTGAAGTGGTCAGAGATTTCCCTAGTGTTTTCCCTGACGATGTTTCAGGCATTCCATCGGACAGAGAGGTGAACTTTTCTATCGAGGTCATGCCAGGTAAAATGCAGATTTCTAAGGCAccctatcgtctagcacctgtAGAGATGAAGGAACTAAAGGATCAGATACAAAACttgctagataagggtttcattcgccctagcttTTCTCCATGGGGGGGCACCGGTACTGTTTTTTAA